A stretch of the Nerophis ophidion isolate RoL-2023_Sa linkage group LG27, RoL_Noph_v1.0, whole genome shotgun sequence genome encodes the following:
- the lipt1 gene encoding lipoyltransferase 1, mitochondrial, whose product MTTMWSHIGRTAPLFRGSAGGCRGPRVTQVTRACSSLLSDSRKGLVLYSQSTDVYENLSLENWIEDNVDLEQRNILLLWRSRPAVVIGRHQNPWQECNLSLMRHSGIALARRHSGGGTVFHDLGNLNLTFFASKKAYNRQRNLKVITEALKCLRPGLEVEATKRFDIFLKEQYKISGSASRIGRKSSYHHCTLLHSADRSALSTVLRSSCQGLRSNATPSVPSPVANLLDLEPSMQWAELLDALANQYGAEFAVSSAKNPVTPADESAFPGVSRVAAELRGWDWIFGKTPKFSVQTPLTLRDNTSSAECTAHLCVEVKSGVIAKCHLDLPTDWLPAGLSSKVSRVLEGEHFCPQRITASFAGVWRWQSSKHCDRLQRLCDAILAAMGEHKHQGTSAVPPSRPLHTPLTSDTQVNTVDIIVQEA is encoded by the exons ATGACCACCATGTGGTCGCACATTGGGAGGACAGCGCCTCTCTTCAGAGGCTCTGCGGGGGGCTGCAGGGGTCCAAGAGTCACTCAGGTGACTCGGGCCTGTAGTAGTCTGCTGAGTGACAGCAGGAAGGGGCTCGTCCTGTACTCCCAGTCCACAGACGTATACGAGAACCTTTCCCTGGAGAACTGGATAGAGGACAACGTGGACTTGGAGCAACGCAACATCCTACTGCTGTGGCGCAGCAGGCCAGCCGTGGTCATTGGGCGACACCAGAATCCCTGGCAGGAGTGCAACCTGTCACTCATGAGGCATTCAGGAATAGCTTTAGCCCGAAGACATAGTGGTGGAGGCACGGTCTTCCATGATTTAGGAAACCTCAACTTGACCTTCTTTGCTTCCAAGAAGGCATATAACCGCCAGAGGAACCTGAAGGTCATCACGGAGGCTCTGAAGTGTCTTCGACCTGGACTGGAGGTGGAAGCCACCAAAAGGTTTGACATCTTTCTGAAGGAGCAGTACAAGATCTCAG GAAGTGCATCCAGAATTGGCAGGAAGTCATCATACCACCACTGCACACTCCTGCATTCAGCAGACCGGTCTGCCCTCTCCACCGTGTTGCGCTCTTCCTGCCAGGGTCTCCGCAGCAACGCCACGCCCAGTGTGCCCTCGCCTGTGGCCAACCTGCTGGACCTGGAGCCCAGCATGCAGTGGGCAGAGCTGCTGGATGCACTGGCCAATCAGTACGGTGCAG AGTTTGCTGTCAGCTCTGCAAAGAATCCCGTCACTCCTGCTGACGAGTCAGCGTTTCCAGGTGTCAGCAGGGTGGCCGCAGAACTACGAGGGTGGGACTGGATATTTGGCAAGACCCCAAAGTTCAGTGTCCAAACGCCACTGACACTGCGCGACAACACGTCCTCGGCCGAGTGCACGGCACACCTCTGCGTGGAGGTGAAGAGTGGTGTGATTGCCAAGTGCCACTTGGACCTTCCTACTGACTGGCTTCCAGCTGGCCTCAGCAGCAAGGTCAGCAGAGTGCTGGAGGGAGAGCACTTTTGTCCACAACGCATCACTGCCTCCTTTGCTGGGGTGTGGCGCTGGCAGAGCAGCAAACACTGTGACCGACTTCAAAGACTGTGTGACGCCATCTTGGCTGCCATGGGGGAACACAAACATCAGGGAACATCAGCTGTGCCACCATCTCGCCCTCTTCACACACCGCTCACTTCTGACACTCAAGTCAACACTGTTGACATCATCGTCCAAGAAGCCTGA
- the LOC133544044 gene encoding protein bangles and beads-like yields MLLGNLFFPAKVCLLQDQQQSKDVSPAAKVCLLQDQQQSKDVSPAAVDQQQSKDVSPAAVDQQQSKGLSPAAKVCLLQDQQQSKDVSPAAVVMSGPAAVQRCLSCSCGHERTSSSPKMSLLQDQQQSKDVSPAAVDQQQSKDVSPAAKVCLLQDQQQSKDVSPAAVVMSGPAAVQRCLSCSCGHERTSSSPKMSLLQDQQQSKDVSPAAVVMSGPAAVQRTSSSPKMSLLQDQQQSKDVSPAGVDQQQSKDVSPAAKVCLLQDQQQSKDVSPAGPAAVQRCVSCRTSSSPKMSLLQDQQQSKDVSPAAVDQQQSKGLSPAAKVCLLQDQQQSKDVSPAAVDQQQSKDVSPAAVVMSGPAAVQRTSSSPKMSLLQLWTSSSPKMSLLQDQQQSKGVSPAGVVMSGSQEAPR; encoded by the exons ATGTTGCTAGGCAACCTTTTCTTTCCAGCAAAGGTGTGTCTCTTGCAGGACCAGCAGCAGTCCAAAGATGTCTCTCCTGCAG CAAAGGTGTGTCTCTTGCAGGACCAGCAGCAGTCCAAAGATGTCTCTCCTGCAGCTGTG GACCAGCAGCAGTCCAAAGATGTCTCTCCTGCAGCTGTG GACCAGCAGCAGTCCAAAGGTCTGTCTCCTGCAG CAAAGGTGTGTCTCTTGCAGGACCAGCAGCAGTCCAAAGATGTCTCTCCTGCAGCTGTGGTCATGAGCG GACCAGCAGCAGTCCAAAGATGTCTCTCCTGCAGCTGTGGTCATGAGCG GACCAGCAGCAGTCCAAAGATGTCTCTCCTGCAG GACCAGCAGCAGTCCAAAGATGTCTCTCCTGCAGCTGTG GACCAGCAGCAGTCCAAAGATGTCTCTCCTGCAG CAAAGGTGTGTCTCTTGCAGGACCAGCAGCAGTCCAAAGATGTCTCTCCTGCAGCTGTGGTCATGAGCG GACCAGCAGCAGTCCAAAGATGTCTCTCCTGCAGCTGTGGTCATGAGCG GACCAGCAGCAGTCCAAAGATGTCTCTCCTGCAG GACCAGCAGCAGTCCAAAGATGTCTCTCCTGCAGCTGTGGTCATGAGCG GACCAGCAGCAGTCCAAAG GACCAGCAGCAGTCCAAAGATGTCTCTCCTGCAG GACCAGCAGCAGTCCAAAGATGTGTCTCCTGCAGGTGTG GACCAGCAGCAGTCCAAAGATGTCTCTCCTGCAG CAAAGGTGTGTCTCTTGCAGGACCAGCAGCAGTCCAAAGATGTCTCTCCTGCAG GACCAGCAGCAGTCCAAAGATGTGTCTCCTGCAG GACCAGCAGCAGTCCAAAGATGTCTCTCCTGCAG GACCAGCAGCAGTCCAAAGATGTCTCTCCTGCAGCTGTG GACCAGCAGCAGTCCAAAGGTCTGTCTCCTGCAG CAAAGGTGTGTCTCTTGCAGGACCAGCAGCAGTCCAAAGATGTCTCTCCTGCAGCTGTG GACCAGCAGCAGTCCAAAGATGTCTCTCCTGCAGCTGTGGTCATGAGCG GACCAGCAGCAGTCCAAAG GACCAGCAGCAGTCCAAAGATGTCTCTCCTGCAGCTGTG GACCAGCAGCAGTCCAAAGATGTCTCTCCTGCAG GACCAGCAGCAGTCCAAAGGTGTGTCTCCTGCAGGTGTGGTCATGAGCGGTAGTCAGGAGGCTCCCAGATGA